From a region of the Cucumis sativus cultivar 9930 chromosome 6, Cucumber_9930_V3, whole genome shotgun sequence genome:
- the LOC101210673 gene encoding type I inositol polyphosphate 5-phosphatase 10 isoform X2, whose translation MRNCNISNDSQKTKLKKEDPNSDLQLDSTFLGSTDSLMAPGQEVQSFRVFVATWNVGGKSPQTNLNLNDFLKNDNCADIYIFGFQEIVPLNAGNVLVIEDNEPAARWLSLINQSLNNPTNGGSRGPKSNTGLGGSKFFPKPSLKSISKTFRTVSRRKLKSCNCTPLELERKRNKDFWFRCQPSNVSQSGISSEEDDDEEDPSIFDISDISIPESSNETKYGLIASKQMVGIFVTIWMRQELVPHVSHLRISSTGRGIMGCLGNKGCISVSMLFHQTSFCFICSHLASGEKEGDELRRNLDVIEILKNTQFPKICRPPYSRMPEKILGHERIIWLGDLNYRIALSFSETRRLMEENRWDALLSKDQLKIERDAGRVFSGWKEGMIYFAPTYKYYYNSDTYAGDLKKSKKKRRTPAWCDRILWHGDGIRQLFYIRGESRFSDHRPVCSTFLVDVMVIEGGLKKKMPISDMKVGAEELLPTNSRYYP comes from the exons ATGAGAAATTGCAATATCAGCAATGACTCTcagaaaacaaaactcaagAAAGAAG ATCCAAATTCTGACCTACAGCTAGACAGTACATTCTTGGGTAGCACAGACTCTCTAATGGCTCCTGGTCAAGAAGTTCAATCCTTCCG TGTTTTTGTTGCGACGTGGAATGTTGGAGGAAAATCTCCCCAAACCAACCTCAATTTGAACGATTTTCTTAAGAACGACAACTGTGCTGATATTTACATATTCGG TTTTCAGGAAATTGTGCCTCTAAATGCTGGAAATGTTCTAGTTATTGAAGACAATGAACCTGCAGCAAGATGGCTTTccttaattaatcaatcattgAACAACCCAACAAATGGCGGCTCGAGAGGACCGAAATCCAACACCGGTCTTGGAGGTTCGAAATTCTTTCCGAAGCCTTCTCTTAAAAGCATCAGTAAAACTTTCAGGACTGTAAGTAGAAGGAAGCTAAAAAGTTGCAATTGTACTCCCCTGGAACTTGAAAGGAAACGCAATAAGGATTTCTGGTTTCGGTGCCAACCATCGAACGTGAGTCAAAGTGGCATTTCTtcagaagaagatgatgacgAGGAGGATCCGAGCATCTTTGATATTTCAGATATTTCCATTCCTGAAAGCAGTAACGAGACAAAGTACGGTTTGATTGCAAGTAAACAAATGGTTGGCATTTTTGTCACAATTTGGATGAGGCAGGAGCTTGTTCCACATGTTAGCCACTTAAGAATTTCGAGTACGGGCCGTGGGATCATGGGATGCCTTGGGAACAAG GGATGCATTTCAGTGAGCATGTTATTTCACCAGACAAGCTTTTGCTTCATCTGCAGCCACTTAGCTTCTGGAGAGAAAGAAGGAGATGAGCTTAGAAGAAATTTGGATGTTATTGAAATCCTTAAGAACACTCAATTTCCAAAAATATGCAGACCACCTTACAGTCGGATGCCGGAGAAAATCCTCGGACACGA ACGAATAATATGGTTAGGAGACTTGAATTACCGGATAGCTTTGAGCTTCTCGGAAACTCGAAGACTCATGGAAGAGAATCGCTGGGATGCACTTCTCAGCAAAGATCAG TTGAAGATCGAAAGGGATGCAGGGCGAGTGTTTTCTGGATGGAAAGAGGGAATGATTTACTTTGCACCCACATATAAATACTACTACAATTCAGACACATACGCCGGAGActtgaaaaaatcaaaaaagaagagaagaactCCAGCTTG GTGTGACAGAATTTTATGGCATGGTGATGGCATACGACAACTTTTTTACATTCGTGGGGAGTCCCGGTTTTCCGATCACCGCCCCGTTTGTTCAACATTCCTAGTCGATGTCATGGTCATCGAGGGAGGgctgaagaagaaaatgccTATCTCTGATATGAAGGTTGGGGCTGAAGAATTACTACCAACAAACAGTAGATATTATCCCTAA
- the LOC101210673 gene encoding type I inositol polyphosphate 5-phosphatase 10 isoform X1 yields the protein MTLRKQNSRKKSFIRKMFAMGERNGKKEFKGSFVESTDPNSDLQLDSTFLGSTDSLMAPGQEVQSFRVFVATWNVGGKSPQTNLNLNDFLKNDNCADIYIFGFQEIVPLNAGNVLVIEDNEPAARWLSLINQSLNNPTNGGSRGPKSNTGLGGSKFFPKPSLKSISKTFRTVSRRKLKSCNCTPLELERKRNKDFWFRCQPSNVSQSGISSEEDDDEEDPSIFDISDISIPESSNETKYGLIASKQMVGIFVTIWMRQELVPHVSHLRISSTGRGIMGCLGNKGCISVSMLFHQTSFCFICSHLASGEKEGDELRRNLDVIEILKNTQFPKICRPPYSRMPEKILGHERIIWLGDLNYRIALSFSETRRLMEENRWDALLSKDQLKIERDAGRVFSGWKEGMIYFAPTYKYYYNSDTYAGDLKKSKKKRRTPAWCDRILWHGDGIRQLFYIRGESRFSDHRPVCSTFLVDVMVIEGGLKKKMPISDMKVGAEELLPTNSRYYP from the exons ATGACTCTcagaaaacaaaactcaagAAAGAAG TCCttcattagaaaaatgtttgccatgggagaaagaaatggaaagaaagagTTCAAAGGTTCATTTGTTGAGTCCACTG ATCCAAATTCTGACCTACAGCTAGACAGTACATTCTTGGGTAGCACAGACTCTCTAATGGCTCCTGGTCAAGAAGTTCAATCCTTCCG TGTTTTTGTTGCGACGTGGAATGTTGGAGGAAAATCTCCCCAAACCAACCTCAATTTGAACGATTTTCTTAAGAACGACAACTGTGCTGATATTTACATATTCGG TTTTCAGGAAATTGTGCCTCTAAATGCTGGAAATGTTCTAGTTATTGAAGACAATGAACCTGCAGCAAGATGGCTTTccttaattaatcaatcattgAACAACCCAACAAATGGCGGCTCGAGAGGACCGAAATCCAACACCGGTCTTGGAGGTTCGAAATTCTTTCCGAAGCCTTCTCTTAAAAGCATCAGTAAAACTTTCAGGACTGTAAGTAGAAGGAAGCTAAAAAGTTGCAATTGTACTCCCCTGGAACTTGAAAGGAAACGCAATAAGGATTTCTGGTTTCGGTGCCAACCATCGAACGTGAGTCAAAGTGGCATTTCTtcagaagaagatgatgacgAGGAGGATCCGAGCATCTTTGATATTTCAGATATTTCCATTCCTGAAAGCAGTAACGAGACAAAGTACGGTTTGATTGCAAGTAAACAAATGGTTGGCATTTTTGTCACAATTTGGATGAGGCAGGAGCTTGTTCCACATGTTAGCCACTTAAGAATTTCGAGTACGGGCCGTGGGATCATGGGATGCCTTGGGAACAAG GGATGCATTTCAGTGAGCATGTTATTTCACCAGACAAGCTTTTGCTTCATCTGCAGCCACTTAGCTTCTGGAGAGAAAGAAGGAGATGAGCTTAGAAGAAATTTGGATGTTATTGAAATCCTTAAGAACACTCAATTTCCAAAAATATGCAGACCACCTTACAGTCGGATGCCGGAGAAAATCCTCGGACACGA ACGAATAATATGGTTAGGAGACTTGAATTACCGGATAGCTTTGAGCTTCTCGGAAACTCGAAGACTCATGGAAGAGAATCGCTGGGATGCACTTCTCAGCAAAGATCAG TTGAAGATCGAAAGGGATGCAGGGCGAGTGTTTTCTGGATGGAAAGAGGGAATGATTTACTTTGCACCCACATATAAATACTACTACAATTCAGACACATACGCCGGAGActtgaaaaaatcaaaaaagaagagaagaactCCAGCTTG GTGTGACAGAATTTTATGGCATGGTGATGGCATACGACAACTTTTTTACATTCGTGGGGAGTCCCGGTTTTCCGATCACCGCCCCGTTTGTTCAACATTCCTAGTCGATGTCATGGTCATCGAGGGAGGgctgaagaagaaaatgccTATCTCTGATATGAAGGTTGGGGCTGAAGAATTACTACCAACAAACAGTAGATATTATCCCTAA
- the LOC101210673 gene encoding type I inositol polyphosphate 5-phosphatase 10 isoform X3, whose product MAPGQEVQSFRVFVATWNVGGKSPQTNLNLNDFLKNDNCADIYIFGFQEIVPLNAGNVLVIEDNEPAARWLSLINQSLNNPTNGGSRGPKSNTGLGGSKFFPKPSLKSISKTFRTVSRRKLKSCNCTPLELERKRNKDFWFRCQPSNVSQSGISSEEDDDEEDPSIFDISDISIPESSNETKYGLIASKQMVGIFVTIWMRQELVPHVSHLRISSTGRGIMGCLGNKGCISVSMLFHQTSFCFICSHLASGEKEGDELRRNLDVIEILKNTQFPKICRPPYSRMPEKILGHERIIWLGDLNYRIALSFSETRRLMEENRWDALLSKDQLKIERDAGRVFSGWKEGMIYFAPTYKYYYNSDTYAGDLKKSKKKRRTPAWCDRILWHGDGIRQLFYIRGESRFSDHRPVCSTFLVDVMVIEGGLKKKMPISDMKVGAEELLPTNSRYYP is encoded by the exons ATGGCTCCTGGTCAAGAAGTTCAATCCTTCCG TGTTTTTGTTGCGACGTGGAATGTTGGAGGAAAATCTCCCCAAACCAACCTCAATTTGAACGATTTTCTTAAGAACGACAACTGTGCTGATATTTACATATTCGG TTTTCAGGAAATTGTGCCTCTAAATGCTGGAAATGTTCTAGTTATTGAAGACAATGAACCTGCAGCAAGATGGCTTTccttaattaatcaatcattgAACAACCCAACAAATGGCGGCTCGAGAGGACCGAAATCCAACACCGGTCTTGGAGGTTCGAAATTCTTTCCGAAGCCTTCTCTTAAAAGCATCAGTAAAACTTTCAGGACTGTAAGTAGAAGGAAGCTAAAAAGTTGCAATTGTACTCCCCTGGAACTTGAAAGGAAACGCAATAAGGATTTCTGGTTTCGGTGCCAACCATCGAACGTGAGTCAAAGTGGCATTTCTtcagaagaagatgatgacgAGGAGGATCCGAGCATCTTTGATATTTCAGATATTTCCATTCCTGAAAGCAGTAACGAGACAAAGTACGGTTTGATTGCAAGTAAACAAATGGTTGGCATTTTTGTCACAATTTGGATGAGGCAGGAGCTTGTTCCACATGTTAGCCACTTAAGAATTTCGAGTACGGGCCGTGGGATCATGGGATGCCTTGGGAACAAG GGATGCATTTCAGTGAGCATGTTATTTCACCAGACAAGCTTTTGCTTCATCTGCAGCCACTTAGCTTCTGGAGAGAAAGAAGGAGATGAGCTTAGAAGAAATTTGGATGTTATTGAAATCCTTAAGAACACTCAATTTCCAAAAATATGCAGACCACCTTACAGTCGGATGCCGGAGAAAATCCTCGGACACGA ACGAATAATATGGTTAGGAGACTTGAATTACCGGATAGCTTTGAGCTTCTCGGAAACTCGAAGACTCATGGAAGAGAATCGCTGGGATGCACTTCTCAGCAAAGATCAG TTGAAGATCGAAAGGGATGCAGGGCGAGTGTTTTCTGGATGGAAAGAGGGAATGATTTACTTTGCACCCACATATAAATACTACTACAATTCAGACACATACGCCGGAGActtgaaaaaatcaaaaaagaagagaagaactCCAGCTTG GTGTGACAGAATTTTATGGCATGGTGATGGCATACGACAACTTTTTTACATTCGTGGGGAGTCCCGGTTTTCCGATCACCGCCCCGTTTGTTCAACATTCCTAGTCGATGTCATGGTCATCGAGGGAGGgctgaagaagaaaatgccTATCTCTGATATGAAGGTTGGGGCTGAAGAATTACTACCAACAAACAGTAGATATTATCCCTAA
- the LOC105435754 gene encoding uncharacterized protein LOC105435754 has protein sequence MSQLKTKVENLLKTYIKRQSKLLELKDKQDIDSLRASQKNMKPLISKSLLVPILYTFLLLIFSFHLHTPTQAARMLLPFPGSHVASTSLPLPLSLSSSSSYQVDLLHHLPPAARKLGETSSSTSTSLRRIPRSGPNPTQNRMKPKLRS, from the exons atgAGTCAGTTGAagacaaaagttgaaaatttgttaaaaacttATATAAAGAGGCAGTCCAAGTTGTTAGAGTTGAAAGACAAACAAGACATTGATTCTCTCAGAGCTTcacaaaaaaacatgaaacctTTGATCTCCAAATCATTGTTGGTTCCAATTCTCTACACTTTTCTACTTCTGatcttttctttccatcttcaCACTCCTACTCAAGCTGCAAGAATGCTCCTCCCCTTCCCGGGTTCTCATGTTGCTTCTACGTCATTACCGTTACCGTTATCGTTATCGTCGTCGTCGTCATATCAAGTtgatcttcttcatcatcttcctcCTGCTGCTAGGAAGCTCGGTGAAACCTCATCCTCTACTTCCACAAGCCTTCGCCGAATACCTCGTAGTGGCCCAAATCCCACACAGAACAG AATGAAGCCTAAGTTGAGAAGCTAA